A single region of the Hyphomicrobiales bacterium genome encodes:
- the serS gene encoding serine--tRNA ligase has product MHDIRLIRDNPEPFVTGLIRRGSSKEGAQALLDRLLGLDDRRRAAIAAAQSVQERRNALSREVGEAKKAKDEARASALMAEVAALKDKAPELEAEEREALAELDRELAAIPNTPLDEVPTGADEHDNVEHHQHGAKRNYAFAPKQHFEIGEGLGLMDFETAAKLSGARFVVLKGGLARLERALGQFMLDVHTGEHGYTEVNPPLLVRDDAMFGTAQLPKFEDDQFSVTAGRPQADGSAGGHWLIPTAEVPLTNLVRESILSEEELPKRFTALTPCFRAEAGSAGRDTRGMIRQHQFTKVELVSITTPETSGEEHERMLAAAEEILKRLELHYRVVTLCTGDMGFASQKTYDIEVWLPGQDAYREISSCSVCGDFQARRMQARFRAAGAKQTRLVHTLNGSGTAVGRALVAVLETWQNEDGSVTIPPALRPYMMGQTILERSA; this is encoded by the coding sequence ATGCACGATATTCGCCTCATTCGCGACAACCCTGAGCCCTTCGTCACAGGGTTGATCCGCCGTGGCTCCTCCAAGGAGGGGGCACAAGCCCTTCTCGACCGGCTCCTCGGGCTCGATGACCGCCGGCGTGCGGCCATCGCTGCCGCCCAGTCGGTGCAGGAGCGGCGCAATGCGCTGTCGCGCGAGGTCGGCGAGGCCAAGAAGGCGAAGGACGAGGCGCGTGCCAGTGCGCTGATGGCCGAGGTCGCGGCGCTGAAGGACAAGGCGCCCGAGCTCGAGGCCGAGGAACGTGAGGCCCTGGCGGAACTCGACCGCGAGCTGGCGGCCATCCCCAACACGCCGCTCGACGAGGTGCCGACGGGCGCCGACGAACACGACAATGTCGAACATCATCAGCATGGCGCCAAGCGCAACTACGCCTTTGCGCCGAAGCAGCATTTCGAGATCGGCGAGGGGCTTGGCCTCATGGATTTCGAGACGGCGGCGAAGCTCTCCGGCGCGCGTTTTGTCGTGCTCAAGGGCGGGCTCGCGCGGCTGGAGCGGGCGCTCGGCCAGTTCATGCTGGATGTCCACACCGGTGAACACGGCTACACCGAGGTCAACCCGCCGCTCCTGGTGCGTGACGACGCCATGTTCGGCACGGCGCAATTGCCTAAATTCGAGGACGATCAGTTCAGCGTGACGGCGGGTCGTCCCCAGGCGGATGGCTCTGCCGGCGGCCACTGGCTGATCCCGACCGCGGAAGTGCCGCTGACGAATCTGGTCCGTGAATCAATCCTTTCCGAGGAAGAGCTGCCAAAGCGATTCACCGCGCTCACCCCGTGTTTCCGCGCCGAGGCCGGCTCGGCCGGGCGGGACACGCGCGGCATGATCCGCCAGCACCAGTTCACCAAGGTCGAGCTCGTGTCCATCACCACGCCCGAGACATCCGGCGAGGAGCATGAGCGCATGCTGGCCGCGGCCGAGGAGATCCTGAAGCGTCTTGAGCTGCACTACAGGGTCGTGACCCTGTGCACGGGCGACATGGGCTTTGCCTCGCAGAAGACCTACGACATCGAGGTCTGGCTGCCCGGGCAGGACGCCTATCGCGAGATCTCGAGCTGCTCGGTCTGCGGTGATTTCCAGGCGCGGCGCATGCAGGCGCGTTTCCGCGCGGCCGGCGCCAAGCAGACGCGGCTCGTCCACACGCTCAATGGGTCGGGCACGGCGGTCGGCCGTGCGCTGGTCGCCGTGCTGGAGACCTGGCAGAACGAGGATGGGTCGGTGACCATTCCGCCGGCCTTGCGCCCTTATATGATGGGGCAGACCATCCTCGAGCGCTCCGCCTGA
- a CDS encoding Phytoene synthase has translation MMADGAGPGDDAALASAFSHCEQLIREGDADRFLAGLFIPADKRRYCFALYAFSHEIARVRELVHSPLPGELRYQWWRDALSDEEARGDVAAHPVAAALLATIARFRLPRQALLDLIDARIFDLYDDPMATIGDLEGYSGETSSALLRLASLILADGDDAGAADAAGHLGVAQAVTGLLRALPWHLRRGQVYVPADILAEAGISASGLLAGERTPALAKVVAAMRGLAQRHYRAGLDGLAQVPARVRSVYLPAMLVPAYLREFDRRDYDPYRSLVDLPQWRKQWLLWRASRRLR, from the coding sequence ATGATGGCCGATGGGGCTGGCCCAGGCGACGATGCGGCCTTGGCATCGGCATTCTCCCATTGCGAACAACTCATCCGCGAAGGCGACGCCGATCGCTTCCTCGCCGGCCTTTTCATTCCCGCCGACAAGAGGCGCTATTGTTTCGCGCTCTACGCCTTCAGCCATGAAATCGCGCGGGTACGGGAGCTTGTCCACTCACCGCTGCCGGGCGAGTTGCGTTACCAGTGGTGGCGGGATGCCCTCAGCGATGAGGAGGCGCGTGGCGATGTCGCCGCTCACCCCGTGGCGGCTGCCTTGCTTGCGACGATCGCGCGCTTCCGGCTGCCGCGGCAGGCCCTTCTCGATCTGATCGATGCCCGGATCTTCGATCTCTACGACGATCCCATGGCAACGATCGGCGATCTCGAGGGTTACAGCGGGGAGACGAGTTCCGCGCTGCTGCGGCTTGCTTCGCTCATTCTGGCGGATGGGGACGATGCTGGCGCGGCCGATGCGGCCGGGCATCTCGGCGTGGCCCAGGCCGTGACCGGGTTGCTCCGGGCCTTGCCCTGGCATCTCAGGCGCGGTCAGGTCTATGTGCCGGCGGATATCCTGGCTGAGGCCGGAATATCGGCATCCGGGCTCCTGGCCGGTGAGCGGACGCCGGCTCTCGCGAAGGTTGTCGCCGCCATGCGCGGCCTGGCGCAGCGGCATTATCGCGCTGGTCTCGATGGGCTAGCCCAGGTGCCGGCGCGGGTTCGTTCCGTCTACCTGCCGGCAATGCTCGTGCCGGCCTATCTCAGGGAATTCGACCGGCGCGACTACGACCCCTATCGGTCGCTCGTCGACCTGCCGCAATGGCGCAAGCAATGGCTGCTCTGGCGCGCCTCGCGGCGGCTGCGCTAG
- the yajC gene encoding Sec translocon accessory complex subunit YajC: MITPAFAQSTAPAGGGGDMLIQFVPFILIFVIMWFLILRPQQKRQKAHQEMVKNVRRGDTIVTSGGFIAKVTKVVDDSEVEAEIAEGVKVRVVRGMISDVRSKAEPVKS; the protein is encoded by the coding sequence GTGATCACGCCAGCCTTCGCCCAGTCCACGGCTCCTGCCGGTGGCGGGGGCGACATGCTCATCCAGTTCGTCCCGTTCATCCTGATCTTCGTCATCATGTGGTTCCTGATTCTGCGTCCTCAGCAGAAGCGGCAGAAGGCCCACCAGGAGATGGTCAAGAACGTGCGCCGCGGCGACACGATCGTGACCTCTGGAGGCTTCATCGCCAAGGTGACGAAGGTAGTCGATGACAGTGAAGTCGAGGCCGAGATCGCCGAAGGGGTCAAAGTGCGCGTCGTGCGTGGTATGATTTCGGATGTGCGTTCCAAGGCCGAGCCGGTTAAGAGCTGA
- the secF gene encoding Protein-export membrane protein SecF, which translates to MRLIRIVPDNTKFRFVRFRRVTIPFSAAISVITVILALTIGLNFGIDFKGGTLVEIQARSGKADVGAIRQAAESFGFGTPEVQEFGNTGGVSIRFPIQEGGEEAQGTVVQKTRDVFEKDYEFRRVETVGPRVSGELVQSGTLGVVLAIIAVLAYLWFRFELTFAIGAIIGTMHDILLTVGFFVVTQIEFNMTSIAAILTIVGYSLNETVVVFDRTRELLRRYKTMPIEQLLDLSVNSTLSRTSMTATTTILSLVALVVVGGEAIQGFAQVMLFGVFVCTYSAMYVSTPVLIYLGMRSARAPAPAVPAPASDSKKAPRPAS; encoded by the coding sequence GTGCGCCTGATCCGCATCGTCCCCGACAATACCAAGTTCCGCTTCGTCCGCTTTCGGCGCGTCACGATCCCGTTTTCGGCTGCCATATCGGTCATCACCGTCATCCTCGCGCTGACGATCGGGCTGAACTTCGGCATCGACTTCAAGGGCGGTACTCTGGTCGAGATCCAGGCCCGTTCGGGCAAGGCGGATGTCGGCGCCATCCGCCAGGCGGCCGAGAGCTTTGGTTTCGGCACGCCCGAGGTGCAGGAGTTCGGCAACACCGGCGGTGTCTCCATTCGCTTCCCCATCCAGGAGGGCGGCGAGGAGGCGCAGGGAACCGTGGTCCAGAAGACGCGTGACGTCTTCGAGAAGGACTATGAGTTCCGCCGGGTCGAGACGGTTGGTCCGCGCGTTTCGGGTGAATTGGTGCAGTCCGGCACGCTCGGCGTCGTGCTCGCCATCATCGCCGTGCTCGCCTATCTCTGGTTCCGCTTCGAGCTGACCTTCGCCATCGGCGCCATCATCGGCACGATGCACGACATCCTTCTCACGGTCGGATTCTTCGTCGTCACGCAGATCGAGTTCAATATGACCTCGATCGCCGCTATCCTGACGATTGTCGGCTACTCCCTGAACGAAACGGTCGTGGTGTTCGATCGAACGCGCGAACTCCTGCGGCGCTACAAGACCATGCCGATCGAGCAATTGCTCGATCTGTCCGTGAATTCGACGCTGTCGCGCACCTCCATGACGGCGACAACGACGATCCTGTCGCTCGTCGCGCTGGTGGTGGTGGGCGGCGAGGCCATTCAGGGCTTCGCGCAGGTGATGCTGTTCGGCGTCTTCGTCTGTACCTATTCCGCCATGTATGTCTCTACGCCCGTGCTGATCTATCTCGGCATGCGTAGCGCGCGCGCCCCGGCTCCGGCTGTTCCGGCGCCTGCGTCCGACAGCAAGAAGGCGCCGCGCCCGGCGTCCTGA
- a CDS encoding conserved hypothetical protein (Evidence 4 : Unknown function but conserved in other organisms) gives MAEGRRYDGFVPGRFKLDAYGNGGFRFAEMSHRGSILTLPSGIKAWEVTDPDELTIGHFAPVIAEAADIELLLIGTGPDMVPLPPAIRQALSEAGLKIDVMQTGAAARTYNVLLAEDRHVAAALIAVG, from the coding sequence ATGGCCGAGGGCCGACGTTACGACGGTTTCGTTCCCGGCCGCTTCAAGCTCGATGCCTATGGCAACGGCGGCTTTCGCTTCGCCGAAATGTCGCATCGCGGCTCCATCCTGACCCTGCCGTCCGGCATCAAGGCCTGGGAGGTGACGGATCCGGATGAGCTGACGATCGGCCATTTCGCGCCTGTCATCGCCGAGGCGGCGGATATTGAACTCCTGCTGATCGGCACCGGACCCGATATGGTTCCGCTTCCACCCGCCATCCGGCAAGCGCTCAGCGAGGCGGGACTCAAGATCGACGTCATGCAGACGGGAGCCGCAGCGCGCACCTATAACGTGCTGCTCGCCGAGGACCGCCATGTCGCGGCCGCGCTGATCGCGGTGGGCTAG
- the secD gene encoding Protein translocase subunit SecD: MLRYSKAKIISILLLTLLGFAYAAPNLFSETTRERIAASVPGWIPAWIVPHRAMVLGLDLQGGSHVVLEVDENDLIRTQVNSLRDDVRRILRETRIAPQGGIVALPRGLQMRVPSEADRQRLLARLNELARPAGNAILGTPGNSTINVSEGADGLVQVTLTDVGVTDRTRRAVDQTIEVLRRRVDALGTTEPNIQREGAGRVLVQVPGLQDPQRLKDILGRTAKLQFRFIAEGGANPADVDMIPSRDNAGQPVPVERRVIVEGEDLTDAQPAFDSQTSQPIVNFRFNLRGAQRFGQATSEGVGRLLAIVLDNEVISAPRIQTPITGGQGQISGSFSVQQANDLAVLLRAGALPAKLTIVEERTVGPGLGQDSIEAGTMAIYVATIFVALFMLATYGLFGIFANIALLVHVVFILALMSLLGATLTLPGIAGIVLTIGTAVDSNVLIYERIREEAHSGRSIISAIDAGFTRAFATIFDSNSTMLIAALILFFLGSGPVRGFAVVFILGILTTVITAVTMTRMMIALWYRITRPKQLPF, translated from the coding sequence ATGCTGCGCTATTCAAAAGCCAAGATCATCTCGATCCTCCTGTTGACGCTGCTCGGCTTTGCCTATGCGGCGCCCAACCTGTTTTCAGAGACGACGCGCGAGCGTATCGCGGCCTCGGTGCCAGGCTGGATCCCTGCCTGGATCGTGCCGCACCGGGCCATGGTTCTCGGCCTCGACCTGCAGGGCGGCTCGCACGTCGTGCTGGAGGTTGACGAGAACGACCTGATCCGCACGCAGGTCAACAGCCTGCGCGACGATGTCCGGCGCATTCTGCGTGAAACGCGCATCGCGCCGCAGGGCGGCATCGTTGCCTTGCCCCGCGGCCTGCAGATGCGCGTGCCGAGCGAGGCGGATCGCCAGCGCTTGCTGGCCCGGCTCAACGAACTGGCGCGCCCAGCAGGCAACGCCATCCTTGGCACGCCCGGAAACAGCACCATCAATGTTTCGGAAGGGGCGGACGGCCTCGTTCAGGTTACATTGACCGACGTCGGTGTCACTGATCGCACGCGCCGCGCCGTTGACCAGACCATCGAGGTGCTGCGGCGCCGCGTCGATGCGCTTGGCACGACCGAACCGAATATCCAGCGCGAGGGTGCCGGCCGTGTGCTGGTGCAGGTGCCAGGCCTGCAGGATCCCCAGCGCCTCAAGGACATTCTCGGCCGTACCGCCAAGCTGCAATTCCGTTTCATCGCGGAAGGCGGCGCGAATCCGGCCGATGTCGACATGATCCCCTCGCGCGACAACGCCGGTCAGCCGGTCCCCGTCGAGCGGCGCGTCATCGTCGAGGGCGAGGACCTGACCGACGCCCAGCCCGCGTTTGATTCGCAGACGTCGCAGCCGATCGTGAACTTCCGCTTCAACCTGCGCGGGGCGCAGCGGTTCGGCCAGGCGACCTCGGAGGGCGTTGGACGGCTCCTTGCCATCGTGCTCGACAACGAGGTGATCTCAGCGCCGCGCATCCAGACCCCGATCACGGGTGGGCAGGGGCAGATTTCGGGCAGCTTCAGCGTGCAGCAGGCCAATGATCTGGCCGTATTGCTGCGCGCGGGTGCCCTGCCAGCGAAGCTCACGATCGTCGAGGAGCGCACAGTCGGACCTGGCCTCGGGCAGGACTCGATCGAAGCCGGGACCATGGCGATCTATGTGGCGACGATCTTCGTGGCCCTGTTCATGCTGGCGACCTATGGGCTATTCGGCATTTTCGCGAACATTGCCCTGCTGGTCCATGTGGTCTTCATCCTCGCCCTGATGTCGCTGCTTGGGGCAACGCTCACGTTGCCGGGCATTGCCGGCATCGTGCTGACCATTGGCACGGCCGTGGATTCCAACGTGCTGATCTATGAGCGCATCAGGGAGGAGGCCCATAGCGGCCGCTCGATCATCTCGGCGATCGATGCGGGCTTCACCCGGGCCTTCGCGACGATCTTCGACTCGAACTCGACAATGTTGATCGCCGCCTTGATCCTGTTCTTCCTGGGATCAGGACCCGTACGTGGCTTTGCTGTCGTCTTTATCCTCGGTATTTTGACCACGGTGATTACCGCGGTGACCATGACGCGTATGATGATCGCGTTGTGGTATCGCATCACCCGGCCGAAACAATTGCCGTTCTGA
- a CDS encoding Murein DD-endopeptidase MepM/ murein hydrolase activator NlpD, with amino-acid sequence MRERLASLRPRLLSRVAIVGLLASVASGCGTDSMRFVQNPFSDPFKSQGHDEVATGSLGGSAPVSGFDNGQGGYTPPAQVASAPLAAPTSAPRATAPVEAVVGSATGWTAQGGTPFVVGSGDSLAAISGRYNVPVSALVAANGLKGSSVAPGQQITIPVYNPSAAPTVARQVAAAPVQQVSQSLTAQRNQVQSTVSNGRAAVGNLAAQPQRQVASLDQSARTQISKVQPPAAPRLTTATVTKPATQAVEAAKTQVLTPLPSKTAAKPSAAETKPAQPATPVAAAKPVAAQPQPEKPAAPQQVAVAHPTEPETTASIPKAGASANEFRWPARGRVIQGFGGRGGNEGINIAVPEGTPVKAAEGGTVAYSGSELKGYGNLVLIRHEDGWVSAYANNGELLVKRGEKVKRGQTVAKSGQTGNVSSPQLHFELRKGSTPVDPMNHLAGL; translated from the coding sequence ATGCGTGAACGTCTAGCGTCGTTGCGGCCGCGGCTGTTGTCGCGGGTGGCTATTGTAGGGCTTCTCGCGAGCGTCGCGTCCGGCTGTGGCACGGACAGCATGCGCTTCGTCCAAAACCCCTTTTCGGACCCCTTCAAGTCGCAGGGGCATGATGAGGTCGCGACCGGTAGCCTCGGGGGCTCCGCCCCCGTCAGCGGCTTTGACAACGGGCAGGGGGGCTATACGCCGCCCGCGCAGGTCGCAAGTGCGCCGCTCGCCGCGCCGACATCCGCACCCCGCGCGACAGCGCCGGTGGAGGCTGTCGTCGGCAGCGCGACCGGTTGGACGGCGCAGGGCGGCACGCCCTTCGTGGTGGGATCCGGTGACTCGCTCGCCGCTATCTCCGGCCGTTACAATGTTCCGGTCTCGGCCCTCGTTGCCGCCAATGGCCTGAAGGGATCGAGCGTGGCGCCCGGCCAGCAGATCACCATTCCCGTCTATAACCCGTCGGCTGCTCCGACGGTCGCGAGGCAGGTCGCGGCGGCGCCGGTTCAGCAGGTGAGCCAGTCGCTGACGGCCCAGCGCAATCAGGTCCAGTCCACGGTATCCAACGGCCGTGCGGCGGTTGGCAATCTCGCCGCGCAGCCGCAGCGCCAGGTCGCCTCGCTCGACCAATCCGCACGCACCCAGATCTCGAAGGTGCAGCCGCCGGCCGCTCCGCGTCTCACCACCGCCACGGTGACGAAGCCAGCGACGCAGGCTGTCGAGGCCGCGAAGACGCAGGTGCTTACGCCCCTGCCATCGAAGACCGCGGCAAAGCCTAGCGCCGCTGAAACGAAGCCCGCACAACCGGCGACCCCGGTCGCAGCGGCCAAGCCCGTTGCCGCCCAGCCTCAGCCTGAGAAGCCGGCGGCTCCGCAGCAGGTGGCTGTCGCCCATCCCACCGAACCGGAGACGACGGCGAGCATTCCGAAAGCCGGCGCTTCCGCCAATGAGTTCCGTTGGCCGGCGCGCGGCCGCGTCATCCAGGGCTTCGGTGGCCGAGGCGGTAACGAGGGTATCAATATCGCGGTGCCGGAAGGCACGCCCGTCAAGGCGGCCGAAGGCGGCACCGTCGCCTATTCCGGCAGCGAGCTGAAGGGCTACGGCAATCTCGTCCTGATCCGGCATGAGGACGGCTGGGTCAGCGCCTACGCCAACAACGGCGAGCTGCTCGTGAAGCGCGGCGAGAAGGTAAAGCGTGGCCAGACGGTCGCCAAGTCGGGGCAGACCGGCAATGTCTCCTCGCCGCAGCTGCATTTCGAGCTGCGCAAGGGCTCGACCCCGGTCGATCCCATGAACCATCTGGCCGGCCTCTGA
- a CDS encoding conserved hypothetical protein (Evidence 4 : Unknown function but conserved in other organisms) encodes MAPKNQQHGDPSLHESVLTLTLERIAQALERLSPPPPAPTDLSSADAFVWHPPARLQPVPRVNRVEMSLLRGIDRVRDTLAENTERFARGLPANNALLWGARGMGKSSLVKAVHAETNKRLADTGQSSDASRLKLVEIHREDIESLPNLMGLIRDSHHRFIIFCDDLSFDTDDTSYKSLKAVLEGGIEGRPDNVVFYATSNRRHLLPRDMMDNERSTAINPGEAIEEKVSLSDRFGLWLGFHKCSQDEYLEMVFGYSSYLALSYDQAKLRAEALEWATTRGARSGRTAWQFVQDLAGRIGTVIPN; translated from the coding sequence ATGGCGCCGAAAAACCAGCAGCATGGGGACCCGAGCCTTCACGAAAGCGTGCTCACCCTCACGCTGGAGCGCATTGCCCAGGCCCTGGAGCGCCTTTCGCCGCCGCCGCCCGCTCCGACCGACCTATCCTCCGCCGATGCCTTCGTCTGGCACCCTCCGGCGCGGCTGCAGCCTGTTCCGCGTGTCAATCGTGTGGAGATGTCCTTGCTCCGCGGCATCGACCGGGTACGCGACACCCTCGCCGAAAACACCGAGCGCTTCGCCCGCGGCCTGCCGGCCAACAACGCCCTGCTCTGGGGGGCGCGCGGCATGGGCAAATCGTCGCTGGTCAAGGCCGTCCACGCCGAGACCAACAAGCGGCTCGCCGATACCGGGCAATCCTCGGACGCCAGCCGGCTGAAGCTCGTCGAGATTCACCGCGAGGATATCGAGAGCCTGCCGAATCTGATGGGCCTGATCCGCGATTCCCACCACCGCTTCATCATTTTCTGTGACGACCTGTCCTTCGACACGGACGACACCTCCTACAAGTCGCTGAAGGCTGTGCTTGAGGGCGGCATCGAGGGGCGCCCCGACAATGTCGTGTTCTACGCCACCTCGAACCGCAGACACCTCCTGCCCCGAGACATGATGGACAACGAACGCTCGACAGCCATCAACCCCGGCGAGGCGATCGAGGAGAAGGTCTCGCTGTCGGATCGATTCGGACTCTGGCTGGGCTTCCACAAATGCAGCCAGGACGAATATCTGGAGATGGTCTTCGGCTACTCCAGCTATCTTGCCCTGTCCTATGACCAGGCGAAGCTACGCGCCGAGGCGCTGGAATGGGCGACGACACGCGGAGCGCGCTCCGGCCGTACGGCCTGGCAATTCGTTCAGGATCTCGCCGGCCGGATCGGCACGGTGATACCGAACTAG
- the pcm gene encoding Protein-L-isoaspartate O-methyltransferase, with translation MPQPAAPFTIPGPIVDTERGGPASGAEETVAFLLSLRARGIRDTTLLRAMEMVPRDLFAPRRFSDLARADVSLPLSCGQTMTAPATIATMLLSLGVERRHRVLEVGTGSGYVAAVLGHLGRSVVSVERFRTLALAATERIATLDLDNVVIMAADGLAIGEAREDDDEDLGLFDRILLNGTLDEPLPSSLTARLAPGGRLVGARTIDGRQQLLRMTRAADGTLTEELGVAIRLPPLAHGVAKAL, from the coding sequence ATGCCGCAACCGGCTGCTCCCTTCACGATTCCGGGCCCGATCGTCGATACTGAACGCGGCGGTCCCGCATCGGGCGCGGAGGAGACGGTTGCCTTCCTGCTGAGCCTCCGCGCGCGGGGCATTCGCGATACGACCTTGCTGCGCGCCATGGAAATGGTGCCGCGCGATCTGTTCGCGCCCCGGCGCTTTAGCGATCTCGCGCGGGCTGACGTTTCGCTGCCCCTGTCTTGTGGTCAGACCATGACCGCGCCCGCCACGATCGCCACGATGCTTCTGTCACTCGGCGTCGAGCGCCGCCACCGCGTGCTGGAGGTGGGAACGGGGTCGGGCTATGTGGCGGCCGTGCTGGGGCATCTCGGCCGCTCCGTCGTGTCCGTGGAGCGCTTCCGGACATTGGCGCTGGCGGCGACGGAACGTATCGCCACGCTTGATCTCGATAATGTTGTCATCATGGCGGCCGATGGCCTGGCGATTGGCGAGGCTAGGGAAGATGACGACGAGGACCTCGGGCTTTTTGACCGCATCCTGCTGAACGGGACCCTCGACGAGCCGCTGCCTTCATCCCTGACGGCGAGGCTAGCCCCAGGCGGCCGCCTGGTCGGTGCCCGCACGATCGATGGCCGACAACAATTGCTGCGCATGACGCGGGCCGCCGATGGAACGTTGACCGAAGAGCTGGGTGTCGCCATCCGTCTGCCGCCGTTGGCGCATGGAGTCGCTAAGGCGCTTTGA
- the tatC gene encoding Sec-independent protein translocase protein TatC — translation MSEVQSSVPPVEEDLDEVEASRAPLIDHLIELRSRLIKALISFIVMFFICFLLAKQIYNILVWPYVFAAGSGADVRLIYTAPLEYLFTQIKIAVFGAAFLSFPIVATQIYKFVAPGLYKNERQAFLPYLVATPFFFVLGAAVVYFIAMPMVMNFSLGQQQSGGPGHAAIELLPKVSEYLSLIMTLIFAFGICFQLPVILTLLARAGLIDSQFLKDKRRYAIVGVFIIAAVLTPPDVISQVALALPTLLLYELSIVSVRMVEKKRAEAEAAREAE, via the coding sequence ATGAGCGAGGTTCAGAGCAGCGTGCCGCCTGTCGAGGAAGACCTCGACGAGGTCGAGGCCTCACGGGCGCCTTTGATCGATCATCTCATCGAGTTGCGCTCACGACTGATCAAGGCGTTGATCAGCTTCATCGTGATGTTCTTCATCTGCTTTCTCCTGGCGAAGCAGATTTACAACATCCTGGTCTGGCCCTACGTGTTCGCGGCCGGATCGGGTGCCGACGTGCGCCTGATCTATACGGCGCCGCTCGAATATCTCTTCACGCAGATCAAGATCGCCGTGTTTGGCGCCGCCTTCCTGTCGTTCCCGATCGTGGCGACACAGATCTACAAATTCGTCGCGCCGGGTCTCTACAAGAACGAGCGGCAGGCCTTCCTGCCCTATCTCGTGGCGACCCCGTTCTTCTTCGTCCTGGGCGCGGCTGTCGTCTATTTCATCGCCATGCCGATGGTGATGAATTTCTCCCTCGGCCAGCAGCAGTCGGGCGGCCCGGGCCACGCGGCGATCGAGCTTCTGCCCAAGGTCAGCGAATATCTCTCGCTGATCATGACGTTGATCTTCGCGTTCGGCATCTGCTTCCAGTTGCCGGTGATTCTCACGCTTCTGGCGCGCGCGGGACTGATCGACAGTCAGTTCCTCAAGGACAAGCGGCGCTATGCCATTGTCGGCGTGTTCATCATCGCGGCCGTGCTGACACCGCCCGACGTGATCAGCCAGGTAGCCCTTGCCCTGCCTACGCTCCTCCTTTACGAGCTTTCTATCGTCTCGGTCCGCATGGTCGAGAAGAAGCGGGCGGAAGCCGAGGCCGCACGCGAAGCGGAGTGA
- the umpG gene encoding broad specificity 5'(3')-nucleotidase and polyphosphatase, which translates to MRIIVTNDDGIHAPGLKVLQKIAHELSDDVWTVAPETDQSGVSHSLSLHDPLRLRQVGDREFAVKGTPSDCVIMGLRKVLADKAPDLVLSGVNRGQNVAEDVIYSGTIAGAMEGAILGLPAIAMSQAFPPGQRDKTPWDCAATHAASLVRKLLDDGLDEGTLVNINFPACQPDEVKGVAVTMQGRRGLDVLRLDERMDGRNNPYFWLTPTRGTPQLANGTDLKALAEHKISVTPLQLNMTHEPTMTRFARLFG; encoded by the coding sequence ATGCGCATCATCGTGACCAATGACGACGGTATCCACGCGCCGGGACTGAAGGTCCTGCAGAAGATCGCGCATGAGCTGTCGGATGATGTGTGGACGGTGGCGCCGGAGACCGACCAGAGCGGCGTGTCGCATTCCTTGTCGCTCCATGACCCGCTCCGGCTTCGGCAGGTGGGCGATCGTGAGTTCGCGGTCAAGGGCACGCCCTCGGACTGCGTGATCATGGGTCTGCGCAAGGTGCTCGCCGACAAGGCGCCTGACCTTGTGCTGTCCGGCGTCAATCGCGGTCAGAACGTCGCCGAGGACGTGATTTATTCCGGCACCATCGCCGGGGCCATGGAAGGGGCCATCCTCGGCCTGCCGGCCATCGCCATGTCGCAGGCCTTTCCTCCGGGGCAGCGCGACAAGACCCCATGGGATTGCGCCGCCACGCATGCCGCGTCCCTCGTCCGCAAGCTTCTCGACGACGGTCTCGACGAGGGCACGCTCGTCAACATCAACTTCCCGGCTTGCCAGCCGGATGAGGTCAAGGGTGTTGCCGTGACCATGCAGGGGCGTCGTGGTCTCGATGTGTTGAGGCTCGACGAACGGATGGACGGTCGCAACAATCCCTATTTCTGGCTGACGCCGACGCGCGGCACGCCGCAACTCGCCAACGGCACGGATCTGAAGGCACTGGCCGAGCACAAGATCTCGGTGACGCCGCTACAGCTCAACATGACCCATGAGCCCACCATGACGCGATTTGCGCGGCTCTTTGGCTGA